In the genome of Photobacterium sp. TLY01, one region contains:
- the truD gene encoding tRNA pseudouridine(13) synthase TruD produces the protein MTIDMDSLSWLNGKPVCQGQSKVCPEDFIVKEQLGFDFTGSGEHFMVKIRKTGENTKYVVNELAKACGVKSRDVSWAGLKDRHAVTEQWLSVHLPGKADPDLTQFVAEHPGVEVLATDRHDKKLRPGDLAGNHFELRLTGLDNPQDLEARLKQIQQQGVPNYFGSQRFGHDGNNVVKARAWGNDEFRVRDKSKRSFYLSAARSWLFNLVVSQRIADGKAATLFAGDCVQQVGREDWQLVEQVTPEWQAKVDAGEWLITAPVTGDNALPSQGEVAAFEMAVIEQEPLLLKLIRDNRMRHERRPLMLRPADMSWQLHADQLEVAFSLPAGCFATAVLRELIDEPEQKDGRYANFDQ, from the coding sequence ATGACAATTGATATGGACAGCCTGAGCTGGCTGAATGGTAAGCCTGTCTGCCAGGGACAAAGTAAAGTTTGCCCGGAAGATTTTATCGTTAAAGAGCAACTGGGCTTTGACTTCACCGGCAGCGGTGAACATTTCATGGTGAAGATCCGCAAAACCGGCGAGAACACCAAATATGTTGTCAACGAGCTGGCCAAAGCGTGCGGGGTAAAATCCCGCGATGTCAGCTGGGCTGGCCTGAAAGACCGACATGCAGTGACAGAACAGTGGCTGAGTGTCCATCTGCCGGGGAAAGCCGACCCGGATTTGACGCAATTTGTCGCTGAGCACCCCGGTGTCGAAGTGCTGGCAACCGATCGTCATGACAAAAAACTGCGTCCCGGCGATCTGGCGGGGAATCATTTTGAGTTGCGTCTGACCGGTCTGGATAACCCTCAGGATCTGGAAGCGCGGCTAAAGCAGATTCAGCAGCAGGGCGTTCCGAACTATTTCGGGTCGCAGCGTTTCGGCCATGACGGTAATAACGTGGTCAAAGCCAGAGCCTGGGGCAATGATGAGTTTCGTGTCAGGGACAAGAGCAAGCGTAGCTTCTATCTGTCAGCTGCCCGTTCCTGGCTGTTTAACCTGGTGGTGTCCCAGCGGATTGCCGACGGCAAAGCTGCGACCTTATTCGCGGGCGACTGTGTTCAGCAAGTCGGCCGGGAAGACTGGCAACTGGTTGAGCAAGTCACGCCGGAATGGCAGGCAAAGGTGGATGCAGGCGAATGGCTGATTACTGCGCCAGTGACGGGTGACAATGCACTGCCCAGTCAGGGGGAAGTGGCAGCGTTCGAAATGGCTGTGATAGAACAAGAGCCATTGCTGCTGAAACTGATCCGCGATAACCGGATGCGGCACGAACGTCGTCCGCTGATGCTGCGCCCGGCAGACATGAGCTGGCAACTGCATGCTGATCAGCTGGAAGTAGCGTTCTCTTTGCCAGCAGGATGTTTTGCGACCGCGGTCCTGAGAGAGCTGATTGATGAGCCAGAACAAAAGGATGGCAGATATGCGAATTTTGATCAGTAA
- the surE gene encoding 5'/3'-nucleotidase SurE, whose product MRILISNDDGIFAEGINTLADTLKELGEVYVVAPDRNRSGASNSLTLETPLRVREEGIRRMSVEGTPTDCVHFALNEWLTEKPDIVVAGINHGANLGDDVLYSGTVAAATEGHFLGVPAIAVSLVGREHFATAAQVVKEVVGRLMAQPLPSNKILNINVPDVPLSELGEWQVTRLGARHRAEKMVRDVDPRGKTIYWLGPPGSCQDAGPGTDFYAIEHKQVSMTPLQVDLTAHDALDDLAQWMKQVESD is encoded by the coding sequence ATGCGAATTTTGATCAGTAATGATGATGGCATCTTTGCTGAAGGAATCAACACGCTGGCCGATACCCTTAAAGAGCTGGGTGAGGTGTATGTGGTGGCACCGGATCGTAATCGCAGCGGTGCTTCCAATTCCCTGACCCTGGAAACGCCTTTGCGTGTCCGTGAAGAAGGCATCCGGCGTATGTCGGTGGAAGGGACGCCAACGGACTGTGTACACTTCGCGCTGAACGAGTGGCTGACTGAAAAGCCGGATATCGTGGTGGCCGGGATTAATCACGGCGCAAACCTGGGTGATGATGTGCTGTATTCAGGGACAGTGGCTGCTGCGACGGAAGGGCATTTTCTCGGCGTACCGGCCATTGCCGTGTCTTTAGTCGGGCGTGAACATTTTGCCACCGCCGCCCAGGTCGTCAAAGAAGTGGTGGGGCGTCTGATGGCTCAGCCGCTGCCGAGCAATAAAATACTGAATATCAATGTGCCGGATGTGCCTTTGTCTGAACTGGGCGAATGGCAGGTGACGCGCCTGGGTGCCCGTCACCGTGCAGAAAAAATGGTCAGGGATGTCGATCCCCGCGGCAAAACGATTTACTGGCTTGGTCCTCCCGGGAGTTGTCAGGATGCAGGACCCGGTACAGATTTTTATGCGATTGAACACAAGCAAGTATCAATGACACCGCTTCAGGTTGATCTGACAGCACACGATGCGCTGGACGACCTGGCACAGTGGATGAAACAAGTGGAGAGTGACTGA
- a CDS encoding protein-L-isoaspartate(D-aspartate) O-methyltransferase: protein MRYAEQRHSLMEYLSQQGIADRRVLRVMDTVPREHFIDEALSHKAYENNALPIGRGQTISQPYIVARMTELLALQPGTRVLEIGTGSGYQTAILSRMVEHVYSVERIKALQWQAKRRFKQLDLHNISTKHGDGWQGWASKGPFDAIIVTAAAEVVPPALLAQLSEGGRLVIPVGEQHQMLKRVRLLDGHYVTDEIAPVRFVPLVSGELA from the coding sequence ATGCGCTATGCGGAACAACGCCATAGCCTGATGGAATATTTGTCTCAGCAGGGGATAGCAGACCGTAGGGTATTGCGGGTCATGGATACGGTTCCCCGTGAGCATTTTATTGATGAAGCCTTGTCGCACAAGGCTTACGAGAATAATGCCCTGCCCATCGGGCGCGGGCAGACCATCTCACAGCCTTATATTGTGGCCAGAATGACAGAGTTGCTTGCCTTGCAGCCCGGCACGCGAGTGCTGGAGATTGGTACAGGCTCTGGCTATCAGACCGCAATTCTGTCGCGTATGGTCGAGCATGTGTACTCGGTGGAACGCATTAAGGCTTTGCAGTGGCAAGCCAAGCGCCGTTTCAAACAGCTGGACTTACATAATATCTCGACCAAGCACGGTGACGGCTGGCAGGGATGGGCAAGTAAAGGGCCATTTGATGCCATCATCGTGACTGCCGCCGCGGAGGTTGTTCCGCCTGCCTTGCTGGCGCAGTTGTCCGAAGGGGGGCGACTGGTGATCCCTGTCGGTGAGCAGCACCAGATGCTGAAACGTGTCCGTTTACTGGATGGCCACTATGTGACAGATGAAATTGCGCCGGTTCGCTTCGTGCCTCTGGTGTCAGGGGAGCTGGCGTAG
- a CDS encoding peptidoglycan DD-metalloendopeptidase family protein — translation MTGFSGKKHKISMVLTACLLLSACATYPPDGANYDNTRPGSYRGSYYEVQKGDTLYFISYLSGRDVNDLIALNQLAPPYTIYPGQKLFLWKSKYVAPQFGHRVAAQPAPVINKKPPVPPKREIVPYQPAAVVGPVSTAAVASGAAGGAAVVVAAKPPVKSTPPASKSVNKPAPAASNSVTTPAKTVQKSVNKDVDRAPTKEYSQDSKSNKVVTSKAGTSDKAGKTPASVADKVDNWVWPAKGRIISRFSSSDNGNKGIDIAGQRGQDVNATAAGKVVYAGNALRGYGNLVIIKHNDDYLSAYAHNDRVLVREQDTVTAGQKIALMGSSGTNSVRLHFEIRYKGKSVNPLKYLPN, via the coding sequence ATGACAGGGTTTAGCGGAAAGAAGCACAAAATATCTATGGTACTGACAGCCTGTTTGTTGCTGTCGGCCTGTGCCACTTATCCGCCTGATGGCGCGAACTACGACAACACCCGGCCTGGTAGCTACCGGGGCAGTTACTACGAAGTGCAGAAAGGGGACACTCTTTATTTTATCTCTTACCTCTCGGGTCGTGATGTCAACGACTTGATTGCACTGAATCAGCTGGCTCCGCCATATACAATCTACCCCGGTCAGAAACTGTTTCTGTGGAAGTCCAAATACGTCGCCCCTCAGTTTGGTCACCGAGTGGCAGCTCAACCTGCGCCAGTCATCAACAAGAAACCGCCTGTGCCACCGAAGCGTGAAATTGTGCCGTATCAGCCAGCTGCTGTGGTCGGTCCAGTTTCTACTGCAGCTGTCGCTTCCGGTGCTGCGGGGGGGGCTGCAGTCGTGGTGGCTGCAAAACCACCAGTAAAATCAACGCCCCCGGCAAGTAAATCCGTCAATAAACCTGCGCCTGCTGCGAGCAATTCGGTGACAACACCTGCAAAAACCGTGCAAAAAAGCGTCAATAAAGATGTTGATCGCGCTCCCACAAAAGAGTACTCTCAAGACTCAAAAAGTAACAAAGTTGTTACAAGTAAGGCTGGTACAAGTGACAAGGCAGGCAAGACGCCAGCGTCTGTTGCTGACAAGGTTGATAACTGGGTTTGGCCGGCGAAGGGAAGAATTATTTCCCGCTTTTCCAGCAGTGATAATGGTAACAAAGGCATTGATATCGCAGGCCAGAGAGGGCAGGACGTCAACGCAACGGCTGCAGGGAAAGTGGTCTATGCCGGCAATGCATTACGGGGTTATGGCAACCTTGTCATTATTAAGCACAATGACGATTACTTAAGTGCTTACGCACATAACGACAGAGTACTCGTCAGGGAGCAAGATACGGTAACCGCAGGGCAAAAAATTGCTTTGATGGGCAGCTCGGGAACCAACAGTGTCCGACTGCACTTTGAGATCCGTTATAAAGGCAAGTCAGTGAATCCGCTCAAGTACCTGCCAAACTGA
- the rpoS gene encoding RNA polymerase sigma factor RpoS, translated as MSRSNAATDIENYEEFDDEMELDVEEQEADVSAKSDSEVDDADEDLDISSYNVTQKALDATQLYLGEIGFSPLLTAEEEVLYARRALRGDEIARKRMIESNLRLVVKISRRYSNRGLALLDLVEEGNLGLIRAVEKFDPERGFRFSTYATWWIRQTIERAIMNQTRTIRLPIHVVKELNVYLRTARELAQKLDHEPTAEDIALQLDKSVDDVNRMLRLNERVGSVDNPIGGDTEKALLDIIPDERCGGPETSTQDDDMKTSIVTWLQELNPKQREVLARRFGLLGYEASTLEDVGREIGLTRERVRQIQVEGLRRLRDMLTHQGLNIESLFNQEM; from the coding sequence ATGAGCAGAAGTAATGCAGCTACTGATATCGAAAACTATGAAGAGTTTGATGATGAGATGGAGCTCGATGTTGAAGAGCAGGAAGCCGACGTTTCAGCAAAATCAGACTCAGAGGTTGATGACGCAGACGAAGATTTAGACATCTCGTCCTACAATGTCACTCAGAAAGCACTGGATGCAACTCAGCTTTATCTCGGTGAAATCGGCTTTTCTCCTCTTTTGACTGCCGAAGAAGAAGTTCTCTATGCCCGCCGCGCACTGCGTGGTGACGAAATCGCCCGCAAACGCATGATCGAAAGTAACCTCCGTCTGGTGGTGAAGATCTCCCGCCGTTACAGTAACCGTGGTCTAGCGCTGCTGGATCTCGTTGAAGAAGGTAACCTGGGGCTGATCCGCGCGGTGGAAAAGTTCGATCCTGAGCGCGGTTTCCGTTTTTCCACGTATGCCACCTGGTGGATCCGTCAGACCATTGAACGGGCGATCATGAACCAGACCCGGACAATCCGTTTACCGATTCATGTGGTGAAAGAGCTGAATGTCTACCTGCGTACGGCACGTGAGCTGGCTCAGAAGCTGGATCATGAACCCACAGCGGAAGACATTGCTTTGCAGCTGGATAAATCGGTGGATGATGTCAACCGCATGCTGCGTCTGAATGAGCGGGTCGGTTCGGTCGACAACCCGATTGGCGGTGATACTGAAAAAGCGCTGCTGGATATTATCCCGGATGAGCGTTGCGGTGGCCCGGAAACCTCCACGCAAGATGATGATATGAAAACCTCTATTGTCACCTGGCTGCAGGAATTGAATCCGAAACAGCGTGAAGTGTTGGCGCGACGTTTTGGTCTGCTGGGTTATGAAGCATCGACGCTTGAAGATGTCGGTCGCGAGATTGGCCTGACCCGGGAGCGTGTACGTCAGATCCAGGTTGAAGGCTTGCGCCGTTTGCGTGACATGCTGACCCATCAGGGCCTGAACATCGAATCTCTGTTTAATCAGGAAATGTAA
- the mutS gene encoding DNA mismatch repair protein MutS: MMQQYLRLKAENPDVLMFYRMGDFYELFFDDAKQASQLLDISLTKRGSSNGQPIPMAGVPYHAVEGYLAKLVQLGVSVAICEQIGDPATSKGPVERQVVRIVTPGTVSDEALLQERRDNLIAAIFCQSGRFGYATLDITSGRFMLIEPETEEAMQAELQRTSPVELLYPEDFPLPGLFSHMKGARRRPVWEFDLDTARQQLTLQFGTRDLVGFGVENDEFGLCAAGCLLQYVKDTQRTALPHIRAITRDTQEQSVILDAATRRNLELTQNLAGGTDNTLASVLDQTATPMGSRLLKRWLHQPVRNRQQLNLRLDAIGNLKDSGLFAELAGVLRHMGDLERILARLALRSARPRDLARMRTALQHLPELAELLAELNSESLRQLAQQSQPMDEICSLLEHAIVENPPVIIRDGGVLAPGYNAELDEWRDLADGATKFLAELEERERERHDIDSLKVGFNQVHGFYIQISRGQSHKVPSHYVRRQTLKNAERYIIPELKEHEDKVLNSKSKALALEKQLWEALFDSLLPHLAQLQQTAAALSELDVLANLAERADTLNYCRPTLSDKPGLDINAGRHPVVEQVLDAPFIANPIALHQDRRMLIITGPNMGGKSTYMRQTALIALMAHVGSYVPADSATIGPLDRIFTRIGASDDLASGRSTFMVEMTETANILHNATENSLVLMDEIGRGTSTYDGLSLAWASAEWLAEKIAAMTLFATHYFELTELPSLIPGLANVHLDAIEHGDEIAFMHAVQEGAASKSFGLAVASLAGVPKSVIKRAKQKLQQLEATGHQQAIEQPNQNRSETQQLSLIPEPSEVEEALARLNPDELTPRQALDELYRLKALL, encoded by the coding sequence ATGATGCAGCAATACTTGCGGCTTAAAGCTGAAAACCCTGATGTGCTGATGTTTTACCGCATGGGGGATTTCTATGAACTCTTCTTTGATGATGCGAAGCAAGCGTCTCAATTGCTCGATATTTCGCTCACCAAACGAGGCTCAAGCAACGGTCAGCCCATTCCTATGGCAGGTGTGCCTTATCATGCCGTTGAAGGTTATCTGGCCAAGCTGGTTCAGTTAGGCGTTTCCGTCGCGATATGCGAGCAGATTGGCGATCCTGCCACCAGCAAAGGGCCGGTTGAGCGTCAGGTTGTCCGTATTGTCACACCGGGCACCGTCAGCGATGAAGCGCTGCTTCAGGAGAGACGCGATAACCTGATTGCGGCGATTTTCTGTCAGAGTGGCCGCTTCGGCTATGCCACGCTGGACATCACCTCCGGCCGCTTCATGCTGATTGAGCCCGAAACCGAAGAAGCCATGCAGGCTGAACTGCAGCGCACCAGCCCGGTCGAACTGCTGTATCCGGAAGATTTTCCTCTGCCGGGTCTTTTCAGCCACATGAAAGGTGCCCGCCGCCGCCCGGTGTGGGAGTTTGATCTGGATACTGCCCGTCAGCAGCTGACCCTGCAATTCGGCACCCGCGATCTGGTGGGTTTTGGTGTTGAAAACGATGAGTTCGGCCTGTGTGCGGCCGGCTGCCTGCTGCAATATGTGAAAGATACGCAGCGCACCGCGCTGCCGCACATTCGTGCCATCACCCGGGATACCCAGGAGCAGTCGGTGATCCTGGACGCCGCGACCCGCCGTAATCTGGAACTGACCCAGAACCTGGCTGGCGGCACAGACAATACGCTGGCTTCCGTGCTGGATCAGACGGCCACCCCGATGGGCAGCCGCCTGCTCAAACGCTGGCTGCATCAGCCCGTCAGAAACCGTCAGCAGTTAAATCTGCGTCTGGATGCCATCGGCAACCTCAAAGACAGTGGCCTGTTCGCCGAGCTGGCCGGCGTGCTGCGCCACATGGGCGATCTGGAAAGGATCCTGGCCCGACTGGCACTGCGTTCGGCCCGGCCCCGGGATCTGGCCCGTATGCGGACGGCACTGCAGCATCTGCCCGAACTGGCTGAGCTGCTGGCCGAGTTGAACAGCGAATCACTGCGCCAGCTGGCGCAGCAAAGTCAGCCAATGGACGAGATTTGCAGCCTGCTGGAGCACGCTATTGTTGAAAACCCGCCTGTCATTATCCGTGATGGTGGCGTGCTGGCGCCCGGCTACAATGCCGAGCTGGATGAATGGCGCGATCTGGCCGATGGTGCCACCAAATTCCTGGCTGAACTGGAAGAACGCGAGCGTGAGCGCCATGACATCGACAGTCTGAAAGTCGGCTTTAATCAGGTGCATGGCTTCTATATTCAGATCAGTCGCGGCCAGAGCCACAAAGTCCCGAGCCACTATGTTCGCCGTCAGACGCTGAAAAATGCCGAACGTTACATCATCCCTGAGCTGAAAGAGCACGAAGATAAAGTGCTGAACTCCAAGTCCAAAGCACTGGCGCTGGAAAAACAGCTCTGGGAAGCCCTGTTTGACAGCCTGCTGCCGCATCTGGCCCAGTTGCAGCAGACCGCAGCCGCGCTGTCTGAACTGGATGTGCTGGCAAATCTGGCAGAACGCGCCGACACCCTGAATTACTGCCGCCCGACGCTGAGCGATAAACCCGGCCTAGATATCAATGCCGGCCGTCACCCAGTCGTCGAGCAGGTGCTGGATGCACCTTTCATTGCCAACCCGATCGCGTTACACCAGGATCGCCGTATGCTGATCATCACAGGGCCAAACATGGGCGGTAAATCCACCTATATGCGTCAAACTGCCCTGATCGCCCTGATGGCCCATGTCGGATCTTACGTGCCGGCAGATTCTGCCACTATTGGGCCTCTGGATCGGATTTTCACCCGGATCGGTGCCTCGGACGATCTGGCCTCCGGCCGCTCCACCTTCATGGTGGAAATGACGGAAACCGCCAATATTCTTCACAACGCCACGGAAAACAGTCTGGTACTGATGGATGAAATCGGCCGTGGTACCAGCACCTATGACGGGCTATCTCTGGCCTGGGCCAGCGCCGAATGGCTGGCGGAAAAAATCGCCGCCATGACACTGTTTGCCACCCATTATTTCGAGCTGACAGAGTTGCCGTCACTGATCCCCGGGCTGGCCAATGTCCATCTGGATGCGATTGAACACGGGGATGAGATTGCCTTTATGCACGCCGTGCAGGAAGGGGCTGCCAGCAAGTCTTTCGGCCTTGCGGTTGCCAGTCTGGCCGGGGTTCCTAAATCTGTCATCAAGCGGGCCAAACAGAAATTGCAACAGCTGGAAGCCACGGGCCATCAGCAGGCCATTGAGCAGCCAAATCAGAACCGCAGCGAGACTCAGCAACTGTCACTGATCCCTGAACCCAGCGAAGTCGAAGAAGCGCTGGCACGTCTGAATCCGGATGAGCTGACACCGAGACAAGCGCTGGATGAGCTTTATCGTTTAAAAGCATTGCTGTAA
- the pncC gene encoding nicotinamide-nucleotide amidase, giving the protein MVTTSLPARLGQALKSKQWLATTAESCTGGGVSAAITDIAGSSAWFDRAFITYSNAAKQEMLGVQPDTLAQYGAVSEPVVQEMAKGALAHSLASISVAISGIAGPDGGTPDKPVGTVCFAWADSTGWLVAETCHFHGDRQAVRVQAVDRALQGLLDRLNTLQ; this is encoded by the coding sequence ATGGTGACGACATCTTTACCAGCACGGCTGGGGCAGGCGCTGAAATCCAAACAATGGCTCGCCACCACAGCGGAATCCTGTACCGGTGGTGGTGTCTCGGCCGCGATAACCGATATTGCGGGCAGCTCTGCCTGGTTCGACCGAGCATTTATTACCTACAGCAATGCAGCCAAGCAGGAGATGCTGGGCGTTCAACCTGACACCCTGGCTCAGTACGGCGCGGTGAGTGAGCCTGTGGTGCAGGAGATGGCGAAAGGTGCGCTGGCCCATTCACTGGCCTCGATTAGTGTCGCGATCAGCGGGATTGCCGGGCCGGATGGCGGCACGCCGGATAAACCGGTCGGCACGGTCTGCTTTGCCTGGGCGGACAGCACAGGCTGGCTTGTCGCCGAAACCTGTCATTTTCACGGCGACCGACAGGCGGTCCGTGTGCAGGCGGTCGATCGCGCATTGCAAGGCTTACTGGATCGCCTGAACACTCTGCAGTGA
- the recA gene encoding recombinase RecA: MDDNKQKALAAALGQIEKQFGKGSIMKLGDNRTMDIETISTGSLSLDIALGAGGLPMGRIVEIYGPESSGKTTLTLETIAAAQRKGKTCAFIDAEHALDPIYAKKLGVDIDQLLVSQPDTGEQALEICDALARSGAVDMIVVDSVAALTPKAEIEGEMGDSHMGLQARMLSQAMRKLTGNLKQSNCMCIFINQIRMKIGVMFGNPETTTGGNALKFYASVRLDIRRTGAIKEGDEVVGNETRIKVVKNKIAAPFKQADTQILYGQGFNRNGELIDLGVKQKLIEKAGAWYSYKGDKIGQGKANACKYLTENPEIAQIIDQQLREQLLNPANVSEADAELVSADTDAVDAQDEAF; this comes from the coding sequence ATGGACGACAACAAACAGAAGGCTCTTGCCGCTGCCCTGGGTCAGATCGAAAAGCAGTTCGGTAAAGGCTCCATTATGAAGCTGGGTGATAACCGTACGATGGATATTGAAACCATCTCAACCGGTTCCCTGTCTCTGGATATCGCACTGGGTGCCGGCGGCCTGCCAATGGGTCGTATCGTCGAAATTTATGGTCCGGAATCGTCAGGTAAAACAACCCTGACGCTGGAAACTATTGCTGCCGCACAGCGTAAGGGCAAAACCTGCGCCTTTATCGATGCTGAGCACGCACTGGATCCGATTTATGCCAAGAAGCTGGGTGTGGATATTGATCAGTTGCTGGTGTCACAGCCGGATACCGGCGAGCAGGCACTGGAAATCTGTGATGCGCTGGCCCGTTCCGGTGCTGTCGATATGATCGTGGTCGACTCCGTTGCCGCCCTGACCCCGAAAGCCGAAATTGAAGGCGAAATGGGTGATTCGCACATGGGCTTGCAGGCGCGTATGCTGTCCCAGGCGATGCGTAAACTGACGGGTAACCTGAAACAGTCTAACTGTATGTGTATCTTCATCAACCAGATCCGTATGAAGATCGGTGTGATGTTCGGTAACCCGGAAACGACCACTGGTGGTAATGCCCTGAAATTCTATGCCTCCGTTCGTCTGGATATCCGCCGTACCGGTGCGATTAAAGAAGGTGACGAAGTGGTGGGTAACGAAACCCGCATTAAAGTGGTCAAGAACAAGATCGCCGCACCGTTTAAACAAGCGGATACGCAAATCCTGTACGGACAAGGTTTCAACCGTAATGGTGAGCTGATTGACTTGGGCGTGAAGCAAAAACTGATCGAAAAAGCGGGCGCCTGGTACAGCTATAAAGGCGACAAGATTGGTCAGGGTAAAGCCAACGCGTGTAAGTACCTGACTGAAAATCCTGAAATCGCTCAGATTATTGATCAGCAATTGCGAGAGCAACTGCTGAACCCGGCCAATGTGTCAGAAGCCGATGCTGAGCTGGTCAGTGCCGATACTGATGCAGTTGATGCTCAGGATGAGGCTTTTTAA
- the recX gene encoding recombination regulator RecX, whose translation MKRPAPKISAKEAAVGYLSRRDHAKRELQQKLKQRGYSEQEVSDAVAYCQDYNWLDDARYAAMAVRNGVSKGWGMLRIKQEMKMKGVHDLCIKQALEEAEVDWFEQARAVAQRKFGDTQMDTPKEKARRLRFMQSRGFDFEQIRYALAVEDEY comes from the coding sequence GTGAAAAGGCCAGCGCCTAAAATCTCAGCGAAAGAAGCGGCTGTGGGCTATCTGTCACGGCGGGACCATGCCAAGCGCGAGTTGCAGCAAAAGCTCAAGCAACGGGGTTATAGCGAACAGGAAGTTAGTGACGCTGTCGCCTATTGCCAGGATTACAACTGGCTGGATGATGCCCGATATGCAGCCATGGCGGTGCGTAACGGGGTATCAAAAGGCTGGGGCATGCTGCGTATCAAGCAGGAAATGAAGATGAAAGGGGTGCATGATTTGTGTATCAAGCAGGCACTGGAAGAGGCTGAAGTGGATTGGTTTGAACAGGCCAGAGCGGTGGCACAACGCAAATTCGGTGACACTCAGATGGACACACCGAAAGAAAAAGCCCGCCGGCTGCGTTTTATGCAATCGAGAGGTTTTGACTTCGAGCAGATTCGCTATGCACTCGCGGTCGAAGATGAATACTGA